A region from the Lates calcarifer isolate ASB-BC8 unplaced genomic scaffold, TLL_Latcal_v3 _unitig_1472_quiver_2862, whole genome shotgun sequence genome encodes:
- the LOC108889192 gene encoding olfactory receptor 52K1-like — translation MDNVSSHKHFILNGFSELGALRPVLFIPFSIMFIVSLFANSLLIYIIISQRSLHSPMYILIAGMAFVDLSLPVFIVPNMLLSFLFDWREISLIGCLVQMNFIHLAGSFQSTLLVWMALDRYFAICQPLYYHERMALPRFLKFVIPLVIRNVFIVLLVGALAGKLSFCLRNMINNCFCEHMALVELACGSTAINSLVGLMFLFLVIVVDFLIITTSYIIIFSSMLRSRTSGVKALHTCVTHLVIVSTSLTIVLITSLSYRIRNYLPASIQVFLTIMKSLFPGCFNPIIYGIRTKEIRQHILKTLSRCHFVQTVPHS, via the coding sequence atggACAACGtctcctcacacaaacactttatcCTCAATGGCTTCAGTGAACTCGGAGCACTGAGGCCTGTCCTCTTCATCCCATTCTCCATCATGTTCATTGTGTCACTGTTCGCCAACTCCCTGCTGATATACATCATCATTTCACAGAGAAGCCTCCACTCACCGATGTACATCCTCATCGCCGGCATGGCATTTGTGGACCTGAGCCTCCCGGTGTTCATCGTCCCCAATATGTTGCTGAGCTTCTTGTTTGACTGGAGGGAAatctctctgattggctgtctggTTCAGATGAACTTCATTCACTTAGCAGGATCTTTTCAGTCCACATTGCTGGTATGGATGGCGTTGGACCGCTACTTTGCCATCTGCCAGCCATTATACTACCATGAACGCATGGCTTTACCAAGATTCCTCAAGTTTGTGATCCCTCTTGTGATCAGAAATGTGTTCATAGTCTTGTTGGTTGGGGCTTTGGCAGGAAAGTTGTCATTTTGTCTCAGAAACATGATAAACAACTGTTTCTGTGAGCACATGGCCTTGGTGGAGCTGGCCTGTGGAAGCACAGCCATCAACAGTCTGGTGgggttgatgtttttgtttctcgTCATTGTGGTTGATTTCTTAATCATCACCACCTCTTACATCATCATATTCAGCTCCATGTTGAGGTCAAGAACTTCAGGTGTCAAAGCTCTTCATACCTGTGTCACCCACCTTGTTATTGTCAGCACCAGCCTGACCATTGTACTTATCACTTCCCTGTCTTATCGGATCAGAAATTATCTCCCTGCATCTATTCAGGTTTTCCTCACCATCATGAAGTCATTGTTCCCAGGCTGTTTCAACCCAATCATCTATGGGATTAGAACCAAAGAGATCCGACAGCACATCCTGAAGACACTGTCACGCTGTCACTTTGTTCAAACTGTGCCCCACTCTTAG